The Candidatus Obscuribacterales bacterium genome includes the window CCCTTGCGGTAACCTGTGGGATTCGTAGCCGCAGCTACCTAGAGCAGTTTGAGCCCACTCATATTCACAGCGATTTGTTAACCATTGCCCATCAACTGCTCAACTGCCCTGCCCTAGACTATCGGGCGTAGCGGGTTGGGTCTTCCCCACAGTCATCAACTAGGTAACACAAGGCGCGAAAGCGCAGGTAAACCAACTCGTCGTAGATAGGGTTGAGCTTACACAGGGGCGGGATGTGACCCACAACCCGACCGAGGATACAAATATCGCGCTCAAAGGGACATTGAGCAGGAATGAGGCGAAGAATGAGGCAGGCTAGCCAGGGACGCTGGATAGTCAATTGATTGAGC containing:
- a CDS encoding Mo-dependent nitrogenase C-terminal domain-containing protein is translated as MHATSSKPSGHNLRLDPLRPLRWWLNQLTIQRPWLACLILRLIPAQCPFERDICILGRVVGHIPPLCKLNPIYDELVYLRFRALCYLVDDCGEDPTRYAR